The Streptomyces sp. NBC_00510 genomic interval CGGCCGAGCGGGCGGCCGAGGTCGCCGAACCCCCGCCGCTCCCGGTCGTACACGTACTCCGCGACGCCGCCGGAGAACATCACCCCGTCGAAGGGACCGGCGTCCGGCAGGGGATCGGTCAGGTACAGCCGGCCGGCGTCCGGGGGAGGCGGATCGCCGGGAGCGGTCAGCAGGGAGACGAGGGCGTCGGCCATCGTCTCCGCCACCCGCTCGGACTCGGCGTCCTGCACGGTGTCGCCGAGTTCCCAGCCGTACCCCGCGCGGGCCGCGTGCCGGCGGCCCGCCGGATCGAGCCGTACGAGACGGCCCCGTTCGTCGGTCACCTGCAGCCGCCCGCCGACGTGCACGGCGGCGGTGGCCACCACCTGCCCGCGGTCGACCACGGCGAGCTTGGTCGTCCCGCCGCCGATGTCGACGTTGAGGATGCGCTGTCCGCGGTCGTAGGAGGCCTGCGCCGCGCCCGATCCGTACGCGGCGAGCATGGCCTCCATGTGGTGGCCCGCCGTCGCGGTCACCAGTTCGCCGCCGCGCTCGGCCAGCACGCCCGCGACGGCCTCCGCGTTGCGCCGGCGCAGCGCCTCGCCGGTGAGGATCACCACCCCGGTGTCGACGTCCGCGGGGTCCACGGCCGCGTCGTGGTAGGCCTTGTCGATGATCGCGCCGAGCGCACCGGCGTCGATGTGCTCGGCGCTCGCGTACGGGGTCAGTTCGACGGGGGACCGGTACACGGTGTCCCTGCGGACCACCAGGTACCGGCTCGTCAGGTCCTCCCCGATCCGGCGCAGGTGCAGCCGGGAGAAGACCACCTGGGTGCCCGACGACCCGATGTCCATCCCGACGCTGTGCAGCGTGACGTTGTCCTGCCGCCAGATCGGGTTGTCCTCCAGGGCGCCGGCCACGTCGTCGTCGTGCACGTGGTCGTGGGCGGGGGTGTGCGCCGAGTGGACCGTGCGCACCCCGTCGTCGTCGCTGTGGTCACCGGAGTGCCGCACGGTTCCCGCTCCTTGGCTGTGTCGGTCGTCAGGCGGAGACGGATTCCCCGGTCGGCGCGGGCGGCAGCGTGGCGATCTCCGCCTCGTACACGGCGTCCATCCGTGGCTCCATGCCGTGCTTGGACAGTGCCTCGCGGAAGGTCTCGCGCACGAAGGGCGACTCGTCGGCGTAGTCGATCTGGTCGCCGCCGATGCGCCGGCTGATCCAGGCCTTGGGCACGCCCTGGGCGTTGCGCACCGAGACCACCTCGTGCTTGAAGGCCAGGTAGCGGGCGGGTTCCGGGCCGGTGTTGAAGTGCTGGTGGAACCACATGTTGGGCGGCACGATCAGCGAGCCGGGACCCCACTCGTAGCGCCGCGGCTCCTCGCCCTCGGGCCACATCAGGCTGTAGCCCTCGCCGGACAGGATGATCACGTGGGCGCCTGGGCCGTGCCGGTGGCCCTTCTTGTAGGTGGCGGTCGGGAACTGCGATATGTGGCTGTTCATCGAGCCCTTGGCCATCGCGAAGCGGATGTGACCGCCGCCCGCACCGCGCTCCTTCGCCTCGACCAGCGGCAGGTTGACCGCGTCCGCGACGAAGTTGGTGTCCAGCAGCAGGCCCTTCTGCTCGCCCTTGGGGGAGAAGTAGTCCGGCTCGCCGGCGAAGCGGTCGGTGAAGTCCCTGGGGGTGTGGAAGACGAAGTCGGCGTCCCCGTAGAGGTTGATCACCGGCGGCAGGTTCGTGGAGGAGACGAAGCGTGCGGTCTTCCGGCCGGAGCCGTTGAAGTGCTGGTGGTGGGCGTTGAGCGGGATCGCGAAGATCGACCCGCCCTGCCACTCGAAGGTGACCTCGGCGCCGGCGTCGTTCCAGACCCGTGTCGAGCCCTGTCCGTCGAGGACGAGGATCATCTCCTCGAACAGCTGCCGCTGGGGCGCCAGCCTCCCGCCCGCCGGGATCTCGCACACGTAGCAGTCGTTCGAGGTCCGGGTGGCCTCGTGGTTGATGAACACGCCGCGCCCGCCGCGCCGTTCCCACGGCTTCAGCTCGACCGTGCGCAGGTCGGGCACGTAGTGGGCGGCGATGATGTCCAGCCCTTCGGCGGCGACCCAGCGGGTGTAGGGGGATTCCTTCTCCGTGGCGAACTTGGCCGCCAGTTTCTCGTTGACGATCGCGTCCTTGGCCATGCGTCGGCCCTTCGTGGTTCGGCTCTCACATCACTGAGTGGGCTGAGTGGGTGGCAGATTGGTAGAACCATAAGTCCACCGTGAAAGCCCGTCAACGCTGTGTCGCACTGGGTTCGCGCCCCTGCCCGGCCACCTCCGCGGCGGCCGCGGCGGCGCCCGGACCGAGGTAACGACCCCCGCGCAGGACCGGTCGGAGGTCCTCGTCCAGGCCGTAGACCAGCGGGTTCCCGGTCGGGATGTTCAGTGCCGTCACCTCCTCGCGGCCGAGTCTGTCCAGGTGGGCGACCAGTGCCCGCAGGGAGTTGCTGTGGGCGACGACCAAGACCGTACGCCCGGCGCGGAGATCGGGCACGACCGCGTCGCGCCAGTGCGGCAGCAGGCGTTCCGTGACGTCCGCCAGCGACTCGGTGCGCGGCAGCAGGGCGGGTGGCAGGTGCGCGTAGCGGGGATCGTCGCAGGTGTCCCATGGGTCGCCCGGTGCGATCGGCGGCGGGGTGCCGTCGTACGAGCGGCGCCAGTGCCGGAACCGCTCCTCGCCGTAGCGGCGCAGCGTCTCGTGCTTGGCGCGGCCCTGGAGCGCGCCGTAGTGACGTTCGTTCAGCCGCCAGTGGTGCGTCGCCGGTACGCCGGGGCGGCCGGCCGCCGCCGTGGTGAGCGCGCCGGTGCGCACCGCGCGGGTCAGCACCGAGGTGTGCAGCGCGTCCGGGAGCAGTCCCGTCTCGCGGAGCAACCGGCCGCTATGCCGGGCCTGTTCCTCGCCGCGCGCCGTCAGGCCGACGTCGACCCAGCCGGTGAACCGGTTCTCCGCGTTCCATTCGCTCTCGCCGTGGCGGAGCAGGACCAGTGTTCGCATGGCGCCGATTGTGGCCCGCGCGACGGTCCCTTGTTTCGTTCTCACGGCATCTGGTCTAATGGACAGACCATGAACCGATGGCCATGGTCTTTCGGCCTGTCCATCGCTTCGGCAATGTCCCACCACGAGAGAAAGAGGGACCGTGCCCAAGGTGATCTTCGTCGGCAGTGACGGTCCCGAATACACCGTCGACGCGGCGGTCGGTGACTCGGTCATGTCGGCCGCGGTCAGGAACGGTGTCCCCGGGATCGTCGCGGAATGCGGCGGCAACCAGTCCTGCGCGACCTGCCACGTGTGGGTCCGCGAGGAGTTCGCGGCCCTGGTCGGCCCGCCCGGCGGGATGGAGGACGACCTCCTCGACCTCGCCGTCGAGGAGCGGCGCGACACCAGCCGTCTGGCCTGCCAGATCCGCGTCACCCAGGACCTCGGCGGACTGACCGTCGACATCCCCCCGCAGCAGCCCTGACCGCCCGGCCGGCCCGGCCGGCGCTGCCGCACCGCACGCTCACCCACCGATCCGCCGCCGCCCGGCGGTCAGTTCCGAAAGGGAAACGGCCGTGCTCAGAAAAGACATCAACGAGCTCCTCACGCAGACCGGCCCCGGCACGCCCATGGGCGAGCTGTTCCGGCAGTACTGGATCCCCGCACTGCTCGCCGAGGAGCTCCCCGAGGACGACTGCCCGCCGGTGCGCGTGAAGCTGCTGTCGGAACGCATGGTCGCCTTCCGCGACAGCGAGGGACGCTACGGCCTGATCGACGAGTTCTGCGCGCACCGCGGCGCCTCCCTCTGGTTCGGCCGCAACGAGGGCTCCGGGCTGCGCTGCCCGTACCACGGCTGGAAGTACGACGTCACCGGCCAGTGCGTGGAGGTCCCCTCCGAGGCCGACAACAGCAGCTTCTGCCAGAACGTCCAGCTCACCTCGTACCCGCTGGTCAGGATCGGCGACGTGCTGTGGACGTACATGGGCGACAAGGCCACCCAGCCGCCGCTGCCCGAGTTCGAGTGGTGCCACGTGCCGGCCGAGCAGACCTACACCTCCAAGCGCTGGCAGCAGTGCAACTGGCTGCAGGCCTTCGAGGGCGGCATCGACTCCAGCCACGTGACGTTCCTGCACTCCGGCGGGCTGAAGACCGACCCGCTGTTCAAGGGCGCCAAGGGCAACGAGTACAACATGAAGGACACCAAGCCCTTCTTCGAGGTCGCCGACAGCGAAGGGGGACTCTTCGTCGGTGCCCGTCGCAACGCCGAGGAGGGCACCTACTACTGGCGCATCACGCCCTGGGTGATGCCGGCCTTCACGATGGTGCCGCCCCGCGGCGACCACCCCGTGCACGGCCACTTCTGGGTGCCGATCGACGACGAGAACTGCTGGACCTACTCCTTCGACTACCACCCCGTCCGCGCCCTCACCGACACCGAGCGGCAGGCGATGGCCGACGGCCACGGCGTCCACAGCAAGAACATCCCCGGCACCTACCGGCCCGTCGCCAACATGGACAACGACTACCTGATCGACCGTGAGGCCCAGCGCCGCGGCGACACCTACTCCGGCGTGGCCGGCATCGCCATGCAGGACGCCTCGCTCCAGGAGAGCATGGGCCCGGTCGTGGACCGCACCCGCGAGCGGCTCGTCCCCGCCGACAGCGGGATCATCAAGGCCCGCCAGAAGCTCCGCAAGGCCGCGCTCGCCCTGCGGGACCAGGGGGTGACACCGCCCGGCGTGGACCCCGAGCACCAGCGGGTCCGCTCGGCGGCGGTGGTCCTGCCGCAGGCGGAGTCCTTCCTCGACTCCTGCCGCGACGCGGTCAAGGTCACCCCCGGCGTCCCCCAGGCCTCGGTCTGACATGGCGGCGCCCACCGTGTACCCGAGCGAGAGCGCGCGGGCGGCCTCCGCCGGCGAGGCCCGGTTCAGGATCCGCGTGCCCATCGCGCCGGCCCGCGCCGCCCGCGTCATCGGGCTGGACGGCCGGGCGACCGCCGTCGCCCGCCGGCTGGCCGAACACCCCTGGGCCCACGCCCGGTTCTACACCGGCGGCGGCCCCCGCCCGGCCGGGACCGACGACCCCCTGCTGCACGCCCTCGACGGCACGCCCGCGTCGCTGCCCGCGGTCCTGGACGGCAGCGACGTCGTCGTCGTCCTCGCCACCGAGGACGGCGGCCGGGCCACGGCCGCGACCATCGGCCGCTTCTGCTGGCAGCACGGCATCACCACCGCGGGCGTCGTCCTCGGCGACGGCTTCGAGGCCGACGACGCCGTCGCGGCGCTGCGCCCCTACGCGCGGGTGCTGCTGCTCTCCGCCGACGAGGGCGACGTCTTCGAACTGCTCACCGCACTCAGGGTCTAGGAGGACGTGGCATGCCCGGCAAGACCAGCCTGCGCGATCTGCGGCGCATGAAGGAGGAGGGCCGCAAGATCGTCTGCGTCGTCGCCTGGGACCACCAGATGGCGCGCATCGTGGACCGGGCCGGGGTCGACCTGGTCTCCGTCGGCGACACGGTCGGGGTCAACCTGTGGGGGCACGCCAACCCCCTGGAGATCACGATGGACGAGATGCTCGTCGTCGCCAAGGCCGTCCGGCGCGGCGTCAGCAGGGCCCTGCTCAGCGCCGACTTCCCCTTCGGCCCGCTCCAGGAGGGCACCGGCAGCGCCGTACGGGCGGCGATCCGCTTCGTGAAGGAGGCGGGCGTCGACATGGTCAAACTCGACGGCGCCCCGGACTTCCTGGAGGCGGTGGAGGCCGTCACCCGCGCCGGCATCCCGGTGTTCGCCCAGTTCGGCATCACGCCCCAGACCGCACTGCGCTACGGGGTCGCGTACCGGGCGGTCCCCTCGGCCGCCGACCAAGTGCCGGAGGAGATGACCGACGCCCTCGTCGCCGAGGCCAGACGGCTGGAGGACGCCGGCGCCGCGCTGCTCAACTTCACCAACTCCGGACCCGTCGTCGGCGCCGCCGTCGCCGCCGCCGTCTCGGTCCCGGTCGTCGGCGGATTCGGCGGCGGCCCCTGGCTCGACGGCCGGATGCGGATGGCCCACGCGGCCATCGGCTACTCCGCGGACGCCATCGACGACCCGCCCGAGACGTACGCCAACGTCGCCGCCGTCACGCTCGACGCGATCACCGCGTACGCGGCGGACGTCCGCGCGGCCCGGCAGATCCCCGGCGGCGTGCCCGTGCCGCCCGCCGTCCCGCCCGCCGGCTGACCCGCACCACCGAGAGGACCGCCGCGCATGCCCACCGCCGTCATCGACGGGATCCCCACGCGCTACGAGACGGCCGGCTCAGGGCCGCCGCTGCTGATGTTCTCGCCCGGCGGCTTCGACTCCAGCCTGGAGGGCTGGCGGACGGTCGGGGTGTACCGGAGGCTGCGGCTGCTCGACCGGCTCACGGAGCGGTACACCTGCATCACCTTCGACCGGCGCGAGTCCGGGCGCTCCGGCGGCCGGGTCGAGCGCCTGTCCTGGGCGGCCTACGCCGCCCAGGGCCGCGGCCTCCTCGACCACCTCGGCATCGCGCGGGCCCACCTGATGGGCGGCTGCGTCGGCTGCTCGACCGCGGCCGCGCTCGCGGTGGCCCACCCGGAACGGGTGCTGGGCATGGTGCTGTACTCCCCGGCGGGCGGGGTGAGCTACCGGATGAAGCAGCACGCCCGCTTCGAGCGCCACCTCGCGTACGCCGCCGAGCACGGGCTCGGCGGGGTCGTCGACCTCGCCAGGACCACCGGTGCCGGTTTCACCGCGGACCCACGCGTCGGACCGTGGGCCCATGTCATCCGCGGCGACGCGGAGTTCGCCGACGCCTACGCCCGCACCGACCCCGAGCGGTACCGGGTGACCGTCGCCGGGTCGGCCCGGCTGCTCTTCGACCGCGACACGGTCCCCGGCCCCGAGCCCGAGGACCTGCTCCTGCTCGACGTCCCGGCCCTGGTCGTCCCCGGCCAGGACGACTCCCACGCGCCCTCGGCGGCCCGCTACCTCCAGGAGTGCCTGACGCGCTCGGAGTTCTGGGACGTCCCGGTCGCGGAGCAGACGGCGGTGACCGCGGCGGACCGGGTGCTGGGGTTCCTGGGCGGCGCGGACGGCGGGTGACGGCCGTCGCGGCGTCATCGGCGTGGTGCCGGGCACCGGCCGGGCGGGCCCCCGTATCTCCGTGGGGGCCCGCCCGGCCCCTCGGCTGTGCTCAGCGGCGCAGGAGGCGGCGGCTGACGATCGCGCAGATCGCGATCAGCACGGCGGCGAAACCGAGGAGCGCCAGCCGCTGCGAGACGTACAGCGTGCCCACGCCGAGCCCGAGGACGGGCACCGCCAAGCCGATGTACGCGGCCAGGAACAGGCCCGCGAGGGCCTCGCCGCGGCGGCGCGGCTCCGCCAGGGAGACGACCGTGGACACGGTGCCCTTGAAGAGCACGCCGGCACCGGCACCGGCGGTCATGCCGCCGGCCAGGAACAGGCCGAAGCTCGGCAGCCACACGGCGGCGGTCACCGCGGCCAGTCCGGTGACCATCGAGGTGAGGCCGGTCGCCAGCTGACGCCGGGCGCCGACCCGCAGCAGCAGCGCCTGCGCGCCGGCCGCGCAACCGAAGTCCAGGAACGGCACCAGACCGGCCAGCGCGCGCGACGGGTGGTGCAGCGTACCGGCGACGAACGAGGGCCCCACCGAGGTGAACAGGCCCAGCACCGCGAAGGCCGCCAGGGTCGCCCCGCAGGCGGCGAAGAACGCCGGGCGCGCCGCCGGGGGGACCGTGACGCGCTGCGGACGGTAGGCGGGTCGCTCCTCGGCCCGTTCCACGGTCTCCGGTACGAGCGCCACACCCGCGGCGGCGAGCAGCAGCAGTCCGAGGAAGACCAGGTACGGGGTGCGCAGCGGCGCGCCCGCGTACTGGGCGAGCAGTCCGGACAGCAGCGGGCCCACCGCGAAGCCGCCCATGTTGGCGGTGGTGGAGATCAGGTCGGAGCGGCCCCGTCCCGCATGCGGCCGCGCGGTGGTGTGTAGCTCCGACAGGTGCGCGGTGGCCGTGGCGGTGATCATCCCGACGCCCAGCCCGGAGACGACGCGGGCGGCGATCACGACCCCGAGCGACGTGGACGTCAGGAACATCACCGCCGAGAGGCCCTCGACGATCACGGCGGTCAGCAGGACGCGGCGCCGGCCGAGCCAGTCGGAGACGTGCCCGGCGAGGAAGAGGCTCACGACGACCCCGACCGCGTAGGCGGCGAAGGCGACCGTGACCATGAAGGTGGAGAAGCCCTCACGGGCCTGGTAGAGCGCCCACAGCGGGGCCGGGACGGCGGTGAAGGCCATGGCCACGAGGAAGGCGAAGGCGATGACCCAGAAGCCGGAGCCGTGCCCGAGGGGGCGCCGGCGGTCGGAGCGGACGGGAGGGCGGGCGGTGACGCCGGCGCGGGGGGCGGGCCTGCCGGCGTGCCGAGCGGTGGCCGTCTGGGGGGACACAATCTTCTCCTGAGCAGACGAAATGATTGAACGCTCAAAGAGTGCGTCGGGCGGTACCATCGCGTCCAACGATGATTCGTGCTTGCATCGATCAATCTGATGGATGGTCAGTCATGGAGCTCCGCCACCTCGAGTACTTCCTCGCCGTCGCCGAGGAGCTGAACTTCACGCGCGCCGCCCGCCGGCTGCACGTGGTGCAGTCCGGGGTGTCAGCGGCCGTGCGGGCCCTGGAGCACGAGCTGGGGGCGCCGCTGTTCGAGCGCACGTCCAAGCAGGTCGCCCTCACCGCCGCCGGGGAGGCCTTGCTCCCCGAGGCCCGGGCGACACTGGCCGCCGCGCAGGCGGCCCGGGACGCCGTCGGCCAGGTCGCCGGGGGGCTGCGCGGCACCGTACGGGTCGGCACGATGACCTCCATCGCCCTCATCGACCTGCCGGGGCTCTTCGGCCGCTTCCACGCCGACCATCCCCGGGTCGGCATCCGCCTCAGCGCGTCGATCGGCGGTACCGCGGGCCTCGTCCAGGGCCTCGTCGACGGTGAGCTGGACGTCGCGTTCGTCTCGCTGCCCGGCAGGCCGCCGGCCGGGCTGACCGTCCGGTCGCTGGCCACGGTGCCGCTCACGGCGGTCCTGCCCGCCGGCCATCCGGCTGGAGCCGGATCCTCGGTGGACCTCGCCGACCTGGTGGGGGAGCGCTTCATCGACTCGCCCGTGGGCTTCGGGAACCGCCTGGTCGTCGATCGGGCGTTCGCCGCCGCAGGCCTGGAGCGCTTCGTGGTCATCGAGGTCACCGACATCACCATGACCGCCGACTACGTCCGGCAGGGCCTCGGCGTGGCCATCATGCCGTCCTTCGCGGTCGCCGCGGACGACCCGGGCGTGTGCGTGCGCCCCGTCGCGGACGGGCCCCTCGAGTGGTCGCTGGGGGTCGCCTACTCCTCGGTGCGCCGGCCCGGCGCCGCGCTCATGGCGCTGCTGGCGCTCATCGGCCGGTTCGTACGCGTCCCGCCCGGAGCCCCGTGAGGACGGCCGTGGTGACCAGGGCGTACGCCACGTGCGGCACGAGGTCGGAGATCCAGTCCGACCGCGACCAGGTGCGCGGATCGGTCACGCGCAGCACGGTCATGGGGCCGTTGGTGCCGATCAGCGCTCCCACGGTCGCCGTCGCCGTCAGCACGGCCGTGGCCGGGCGCCAGCCGCAGCCCACGGCCAGCCCGAGCGTCGCGCCCATGCCCGCCCCGGCCGCGATGCCCGTGAGGGCGCCCAGCGAGGAGATGCGGTTGCGGCGGGCGCCGTCGTCGCCGGGGATCGGTACGTGCGTGGACTCGGAGAGCCGCTCGACGGTGGTCGCCGGGGCGGAGCTGGCGGCGCGGCCGCGCAGCAGCATGTCCAGGTAGCCCACGGTGTTGAGCGCCGTCGTGCCCGCCGCGCCCGCGGCCGCCCCGCACAGCACCCCGTGCACGGGTCCGAAACCGTTGCGGGCCGTCACGGGATCACCGCGCCACGGTCGGGCGCGCCGTCGCGCCGGGTGGAGGGAGTGCCGGTCGTCGCGTGCATACCTTCCAGTAACGCGCCGGACCCCGCACCGCGCCACCGGAGCGGGGGGTGCGGACGGTGCGGCAGCGGGTGAACGGCGGGATGCACTCATCGGCCCTCCGCCGAACACTGCCCGCGAGGGTTGTAGCCACCATTCTTCCCGCGCGGGCAATCAGTGGATACCGCCGAATGACATCCCGATGAGGGCTATGATGCCTGGACCTGACCATGTTCTGGCATTCGCCAACGGATACCGGTGTACGGGCCCTTGAATTCACGTCAGTTCCTGGTCAGCATGGACGGGGCGCAACAGCATGGGGGATCGGTGGACGACGCGGTTGAGTTGGCGGATGTGATCTGGAAGCTGCGGTCGGAGCTCACTCGGGCAGCTTGGGGCGGAGAGCACAAGGACCTCAGGTTCAAGGCCGAGAAGGTGGAACTCGAACTGACGGTCGGGGTGGAGAAGGTTCGCGACCCCAATGTGAAGGTCAAGTTCTGGGTATTCGACGCCGGAGTCGGCTCGCAGCGGAAGAACGTGTCCACACAGACCATGCGGTTGACCCTGCTACCCGTCTTCGCGGCGACACCGGACGATCCGGCCCTCATCGGCGGTGCGGCGGTCGACGACGAGAAATAGTCCGTGGCTCGGCGGTGACCGGTGAGTACGTTTCACGTCGGCCAGGTCGCGGAGATCATCGTCCTGCTTTCCGACGGGGAAAGACGCGGGTCGGGTTACCAGATCTCACGCTCACGTGTGTTGACGGCGGCGCATGTCGTCGCGGACGCGGAAATGGTCGCGGTTCGCTTTGACGCAGATCAGCCCGAACAGTGGAAGTCGCTCAGCACCGTCGAGTGGTTGGACAACACGCGCGATCTCGCCTTGCTGACTCTCGACCATGAACGTCCAACCGTCGCCGTCCCGGCGGGTTTCGCTCGTCTGGGGGCCGGTCACGAGGAGATCGAGGTGCACACCGCGGGCTTCCCGAAGTGGAAGCTGCGCAAGGACGGGGACAACAAGAGATTCCGTGACCTGCACCAGGCGTTCGGCCGTGTCGCGCCGTTGTCGAACCGACGCAGCGGGACGCTCGAGATCACGCTGAGCGGGGCTCCGGCTCGGTCCTCGGACGGTTCGCCCTGGGAGGCGATGTCCGGAGCCGCGGTGTGGGCTGCGGACCGCATCATCGGGATCGTCACCGAGCACGACTTCAAAGAGGGTCTGGCCCGGTTGACCGGAGCACGCCTCGACCTTGCCCTGAAAGACGCGCAGGACGCCGATGGCCGACGTCTGAGCGACATGCTGGGCATCGATCCCGCAGCCCTGCCCGACGCGACCGTCCCACGGGCGCAGCCGCGGCCGGCACCCTCTCCCGCCCTGCCCGGGCTGCGTGCCTACCGGCTGCCGGTGGACTGGATCCCCGGTGGCGGTCCGTGCCCGGTGAACGATGCCCACCTCGCCGACCTCGGCGCGCTGTTGTGTCTGGAACGAGGTCCGGCCACCAATGTGGTGGCGGCTCGGCCGGGTACCGCGCTCGCGGCGGCGCTGTCGGCGGTCGAGGAAGGGCCGGTCCGGCGTGGCAGCGGTCCCGCCAGGGACTTTCCGGAACGCTCGTGGCGCGTGGTGGACGCCGAGACCGCGCTGCGCGACCTGCCCGCCACTTCGGCGGTGACCGGCTTCGTGGTGCCATGGCCCGTCGGCGTCCACCTACGAGGGCCGACGGGTGCCAGGTCGGTCCGGGAGGTCCGGGCCCAGATACGTGCGGCTGCCCCTGACGCGTCCGTCGTCGTGCTGGTGGAGGCGGAGCAGGCCGTCGATGCGATCGCTACCGCCACGCACATCGGCCGTGACCTCCGCGCCGGGCGGACCGGCGAGCGGGTGGAGGTTCTGACCTTGATACGTCCTGGTGAGCCCCCTGACGAGTCGTCCGGCACGGCTGCGCACGGAACAGCGGAGCCCGACGGGCACCGGTTGATGGCGACCGTCGCCGCGGAGATGCAGATGCGTACCTTGGCCGCACCTCCCTGCCCGTACGACGGTGAACCGTTGCCACCGCAGACGGATCCGATGGCGGTGGCCAGTGCGGTCGTGGAGATGCTGAACCGCAGCGCGGCCTGGGGGCCGCCGGAGCGTGAGGCCCATGCGCTGGGTCTCGTCCGCGACTTCGCTCCGCGCTACTTTCCCGCTCTCCTCCGCCGGCACGCGGCGCACCGATCCGGTCGCACACGGTGGGCCTCGCTCTCCGCGGTGGCCGGGATCGACGACCACGTCACGATCTGGCTGGAAGCCGTGCCCGAGGTGGACCCGCCGTCGCGGGTGCCGCGCCTGTTCCGGGACCGCCGGATCGTCGAGTCCGTTCTGCTCGGACTGCTGCGCACGGGAGCCGGCGATGTCGGCGCATGGCGAGAGGCGGCTGCCAACGGACGCTGCCAGTCAGTCCAGGAACTGGCCGACTACCTGGCGTCGGACCGCCCGGCGGCCGAGTTCCTTTCCCACGCCTCGGCCGGGACCGTCGTCGCGGCCCTCAGGGCGGAGCAGTACCACCTGCTCAACGGGGGAACCGCTGTGCCCCAGGCGTCACAGGCCTGGTGGGCGGTGCTGGGACGCAGGCCCCTGACGGAGTCCGCCGTGAGGACTCTTGCCGCCCTGAGCGTGGAGTCGCGCCGTGTGGCCGGGTTCACCGTCGACCGGAGCGAGACGGACCCGGACCTCGCCGAATTGACGCACCAGATGCGGATGGCGATGTGGCCTCCGCTGCCAGGAAAGGAAGCGATGGGATGAGCCTGCTCGCGGACTGGTACTTCTGTACGGCGATGCGTCTGTCGCCGGCCGACACCCACGCATTCCTCGACACGCTGGGTGTCCTTCGCCGCACCGA includes:
- a CDS encoding MFS transporter, with translation MSPQTATARHAGRPAPRAGVTARPPVRSDRRRPLGHGSGFWVIAFAFLVAMAFTAVPAPLWALYQAREGFSTFMVTVAFAAYAVGVVVSLFLAGHVSDWLGRRRVLLTAVIVEGLSAVMFLTSTSLGVVIAARVVSGLGVGMITATATAHLSELHTTARPHAGRGRSDLISTTANMGGFAVGPLLSGLLAQYAGAPLRTPYLVFLGLLLLAAAGVALVPETVERAEERPAYRPQRVTVPPAARPAFFAACGATLAAFAVLGLFTSVGPSFVAGTLHHPSRALAGLVPFLDFGCAAGAQALLLRVGARRQLATGLTSMVTGLAAVTAAVWLPSFGLFLAGGMTAGAGAGVLFKGTVSTVVSLAEPRRRGEALAGLFLAAYIGLAVPVLGLGVGTLYVSQRLALLGFAAVLIAICAIVSRRLLRR
- a CDS encoding LysR family transcriptional regulator, with the protein product MELRHLEYFLAVAEELNFTRAARRLHVVQSGVSAAVRALEHELGAPLFERTSKQVALTAAGEALLPEARATLAAAQAARDAVGQVAGGLRGTVRVGTMTSIALIDLPGLFGRFHADHPRVGIRLSASIGGTAGLVQGLVDGELDVAFVSLPGRPPAGLTVRSLATVPLTAVLPAGHPAGAGSSVDLADLVGERFIDSPVGFGNRLVVDRAFAAAGLERFVVIEVTDITMTADYVRQGLGVAIMPSFAVAADDPGVCVRPVADGPLEWSLGVAYSSVRRPGAALMALLALIGRFVRVPPGAP
- a CDS encoding serine protease, which codes for MSTFHVGQVAEIIVLLSDGERRGSGYQISRSRVLTAAHVVADAEMVAVRFDADQPEQWKSLSTVEWLDNTRDLALLTLDHERPTVAVPAGFARLGAGHEEIEVHTAGFPKWKLRKDGDNKRFRDLHQAFGRVAPLSNRRSGTLEITLSGAPARSSDGSPWEAMSGAAVWAADRIIGIVTEHDFKEGLARLTGARLDLALKDAQDADGRRLSDMLGIDPAALPDATVPRAQPRPAPSPALPGLRAYRLPVDWIPGGGPCPVNDAHLADLGALLCLERGPATNVVAARPGTALAAALSAVEEGPVRRGSGPARDFPERSWRVVDAETALRDLPATSAVTGFVVPWPVGVHLRGPTGARSVREVRAQIRAAAPDASVVVLVEAEQAVDAIATATHIGRDLRAGRTGERVEVLTLIRPGEPPDESSGTAAHGTAEPDGHRLMATVAAEMQMRTLAAPPCPYDGEPLPPQTDPMAVASAVVEMLNRSAAWGPPEREAHALGLVRDFAPRYFPALLRRHAAHRSGRTRWASLSAVAGIDDHVTIWLEAVPEVDPPSRVPRLFRDRRIVESVLLGLLRTGAGDVGAWREAAANGRCQSVQELADYLASDRPAAEFLSHASAGTVVAALRAEQYHLLNGGTAVPQASQAWWAVLGRRPLTESAVRTLAALSVESRRVAGFTVDRSETDPDLAELTHQMRMAMWPPLPGKEAMG